One Phycisphaerae bacterium RAS2 DNA window includes the following coding sequences:
- the dxs gene encoding 1-deoxy-D-xylulose-5-phosphate synthase — protein MDRILSNLHDPALLRDLNPAQLTQLAGEIRERIIEVVGRNGGHLASNLGVVELTIALHRVFDFRSDRLLWDVGHQAYVHKLLTGRNERFDTLRKAGGISGFPNIEESEYDLFNVGHAGTAIPTAVGMARGSAALQDGRRVVALVGDASIFNGVAFEGLNQAGTLRRQLLVILNDNSMGIAPTQGGMAEYLAKFRTSTIYEELKKKVKRYLPNVPLVGKAAFDALDHLKEGLKATISPHQIFEQLGFLYVGPTDGHDLPHLIELLEGLKDVDHPVLLHVHTQKGRGAEWACADPTTFHSPKPFKVEGCRVEIQTGGRSYTAAFADALINVARDDRRVFAFTAAMPDGTGTAKFQKTFPDRYLDVGIAESATVDIAAGMCKAGMRPVVAIYSTFLQRAFDQVFQEVALQRLPVIFCLDRAGLVGGDGPVHHGFADIAYLRVMPGFVLMAPGDGDEIEAALRLALKLDKPSAIRYPRDSVPQTLYATGATPPFELGRSIVLRPGVDGTILAYGGQCRAALEAADLLAADGLNFQVVNARFAKPVDRDMIAQAIARGGPVLTVEDHSIAGGFGSAVIEAAVEMGLNTTNIVMLGIPENSFIAHGPRAGQLAQAGIDAEGIATAARRALPTPRERAASSIEPRVAASVAVTP, from the coding sequence ATGGACCGAATCCTGTCGAATCTGCATGACCCGGCCTTGCTGCGCGACCTGAATCCGGCGCAACTCACCCAACTGGCTGGAGAGATCCGCGAACGCATCATCGAAGTCGTCGGACGCAACGGCGGCCACCTCGCCAGCAACCTCGGCGTCGTGGAGCTTACGATCGCACTGCATCGCGTCTTCGACTTTCGAAGCGATCGGCTGCTCTGGGATGTCGGCCATCAGGCGTATGTCCACAAACTGCTCACAGGCCGCAACGAGCGCTTCGATACGCTTCGCAAGGCCGGCGGAATCAGCGGCTTTCCGAACATCGAGGAAAGCGAATACGACCTGTTCAATGTCGGGCACGCCGGGACAGCCATTCCGACGGCGGTCGGCATGGCCCGCGGGTCGGCCGCGCTGCAGGACGGCCGCCGCGTGGTCGCGTTGGTCGGTGACGCGAGCATCTTCAACGGCGTGGCATTTGAGGGATTGAACCAGGCGGGCACGCTGCGCCGGCAACTGCTCGTGATTCTCAACGACAACTCAATGGGCATCGCCCCGACGCAGGGCGGCATGGCGGAGTACCTCGCGAAATTCCGCACGAGCACGATCTACGAAGAATTGAAAAAGAAAGTGAAGCGCTACCTGCCGAATGTGCCGCTCGTGGGCAAGGCGGCGTTCGACGCGCTCGATCACCTGAAAGAAGGGTTGAAGGCGACGATCTCGCCGCACCAGATCTTCGAGCAGCTCGGCTTTCTGTACGTCGGTCCGACCGACGGGCACGACCTGCCGCACCTGATTGAATTGCTCGAAGGATTGAAAGACGTCGATCATCCCGTGCTGCTGCACGTGCACACCCAAAAGGGCCGCGGGGCCGAGTGGGCCTGTGCCGATCCGACCACGTTCCACAGCCCCAAGCCGTTCAAGGTGGAAGGCTGCCGCGTGGAAATTCAAACGGGCGGGCGCAGCTACACGGCGGCGTTCGCCGATGCCCTGATCAACGTCGCGCGCGATGACCGCCGCGTCTTCGCGTTCACAGCCGCCATGCCCGACGGCACCGGCACGGCCAAGTTTCAGAAGACGTTTCCCGATCGCTACCTTGATGTGGGCATCGCCGAGAGCGCGACGGTCGATATCGCCGCCGGCATGTGCAAGGCGGGCATGCGTCCGGTCGTCGCCATTTACTCGACGTTCCTCCAGCGCGCGTTTGACCAGGTGTTTCAGGAAGTCGCGCTTCAGCGGCTGCCCGTCATCTTCTGCCTCGATCGCGCCGGACTGGTCGGCGGCGACGGCCCGGTCCACCACGGGTTTGCGGACATTGCGTACCTGCGCGTCATGCCGGGCTTCGTACTGATGGCACCGGGCGATGGCGACGAAATCGAAGCGGCGCTGCGACTGGCGCTGAAACTCGACAAGCCCAGTGCGATTCGCTACCCGCGCGACAGCGTGCCGCAGACGTTGTACGCAACCGGCGCGACGCCGCCGTTCGAATTGGGGCGGTCGATTGTCCTGCGCCCCGGCGTGGACGGCACGATCCTCGCGTATGGCGGGCAATGTCGCGCCGCGCTGGAAGCGGCTGACCTGCTCGCAGCAGACGGGTTGAACTTCCAGGTCGTCAACGCACGATTCGCCAAGCCGGTCGATCGCGACATGATCGCGCAGGCGATCGCGCGCGGCGGACCCGTGCTGACCGTGGAGGATCATTCCATCGCCGGCGGGTTCGGTTCGGCGGTCATCGAAGCGGCTGTCGAGATGGGACTGAACACAACGAACATCGTGATGCTCGGCATTCCCGAGAATTCAT
- a CDS encoding Farnesyl diphosphate synthase, whose protein sequence is MRRELAATAKDIDRAIAQVFDRYLHTPAVGETADSAALLNAMRYSLDAGGKRLRPALVLWSCEACGGSIAGAMPAAVAIEFVHTFSLIHDDLPALDNDDLRRGRPTNHRVFGEATAILAGDGLLALAFETIARDTSDARLAVEQVAELACATGAAGMIGGEALDLKGERQPPSEPLSTTISRMKTARLIESACRLGAIAARASTAQRDALSRYGRALGMAFQIADDLLDASGDGERLGKRVQKDADAGKQTLVRAVGMEAARDAARRFAGEASAAAVELGAGGARLAALADYVICRDS, encoded by the coding sequence ATGCGACGGGAGCTGGCAGCGACCGCGAAGGACATCGACCGCGCCATCGCGCAAGTTTTCGACAGATATCTTCATACTCCCGCCGTCGGCGAAACAGCCGATTCAGCAGCGCTTCTCAACGCCATGCGATACAGCCTCGACGCTGGCGGCAAACGCCTGCGCCCCGCACTGGTGCTTTGGAGTTGTGAAGCCTGCGGCGGCAGCATCGCCGGCGCGATGCCGGCGGCCGTGGCCATTGAATTCGTTCATACGTTCAGCCTGATTCACGACGACCTGCCGGCGCTGGACAACGACGACCTGCGCCGCGGACGGCCGACGAACCACCGCGTGTTTGGTGAGGCGACGGCGATCCTCGCGGGCGACGGCCTGCTGGCTCTGGCCTTTGAAACGATCGCGCGCGACACGAGCGATGCGCGGCTCGCTGTGGAGCAGGTCGCCGAGCTGGCGTGCGCGACCGGCGCGGCCGGCATGATCGGCGGCGAAGCGCTCGACCTGAAAGGCGAGCGGCAGCCCCCGAGTGAGCCGCTTTCGACTACAATCTCCCGAATGAAGACCGCGCGGCTCATCGAGTCGGCGTGCCGGCTTGGTGCAATCGCCGCCCGCGCATCCACCGCGCAGCGTGACGCGTTGAGTCGCTACGGCCGAGCGCTGGGCATGGCGTTTCAGATCGCTGACGATTTATTGGACGCATCGGGCGACGGCGAGCGACTGGGCAAGCGTGTGCAGAAAGACGCCGACGCAGGCAAACAAACGCTCGTGCGGGCCGTAGGAATGGAGGCGGCGCGCGATGCGGCCCGGCGGTTCGCCGGCGAAGCATCTGCGGCGGCCGTGGAACTGGGAGCCGGCGGGGCGCGCCTGGCTGCGCTGGCTGATTACGTAATCTGTCGCGATTCGTAG
- the xseB gene encoding Exodeoxyribonuclease 7 small subunit, producing MAEAQPTTPSFEQAMARLEKIVEAIEQGRIGLEDAIKQYEEGMALIRQCRDVLTGAELKIQQLQAQGADRAGPAAG from the coding sequence ATGGCGGAAGCGCAACCGACAACACCGAGTTTTGAGCAGGCGATGGCCCGCCTGGAGAAAATCGTCGAAGCGATCGAGCAGGGGCGAATCGGCCTGGAAGACGCGATCAAGCAGTACGAAGAAGGCATGGCCCTGATCCGGCAGTGCCGCGACGTGCTCACCGGTGCCGAGTTGAAGATACAACAACTGCAGGCGCAGGGGGCCGATCGCGCGGGACCGGCGGCCGGATGA